The following are encoded together in the Glycine max cultivar Williams 82 chromosome 8, Glycine_max_v4.0, whole genome shotgun sequence genome:
- the LOC100812443 gene encoding cytokinin hydroxylase, giving the protein MTMVVLTPLLAIVGIILLLKLVYDNLSCYWLTPLRIKKMMDMQGVRGPKPCFFTGNILDMASLVSKATSQDMKTISHDIVGRLLPHFLLWSGQFGKRFLYWNGSEPRLCLTETKLIKEFLSKHSTVSGKSWQQRQGSKNFIGEGLLMANGEDWYHQRHIVAPAFMGDRLKSYAGHMVECTKEMLQSMKIALESGQTEVEIGHYMTKLTADIISRTEFGTSYQKGKKIFHLLTLLQTRCAQASRHLCIPGSRFFPSKYNREIKSLKMEVETLLMEIIQSRKDCVEIGRSNSYGNDLLGMLLNEMQKKKGNGNNNNSSINLQLVMDQCKTFFFAGHETTALLLTWTVMLLASNKSWQDKVRAEVTNVCDGGIPSLDQLSKLTLLHMVINESMRLYPPASVLPRMVFEDIVLGDLYIPKGLSIWIPVLAIHHSEKLWGKDANEFNPERFTSKSFVPGRFLPFASGPRNCVGQAFALMEAKIILAMLISRFSFTISENYRHAPVVVLTIKPKYGVQVCLKPLEP; this is encoded by the exons ATGACTATGGTGGTCCTCACACCCCTTTTGGCCATAGTCGGTATTATTCTCCTACTTAAACTCGTCTATGACAACCTCTCATGTTACTGGCTCACACCACTACGCATAAAAAAGATGATGGATATGCAAGGTGTCCGTGGCCCTAAACCTTGTTTCTTCACAGGCAACATCCTAGACATGGCTTCCCTTGTCTCCAAAGCAACCTCCCAAGACATGAAAACCATAAGCCATGACATTGTTGGCCGTCTTCTCCCACATTTTCTACTTTGGTCTGGCCAATTTG GAAAGAGGTTTCTATATTGGAATGGTTCAGAACCAAGGTTGTGTCTCACCGAGACTAAATTGATCAAAGAGTTCCTTTCAAAACACAGCACGGTATCTGGGAAATCCTGGCAGCAAAGACAAGGTTCCAAGAATTTCATTGGGGAAGGATTGTTGATGGCAAATGGAGAAGATTGGTACCACCAACGTCACATCGTTGCCCCAGCATTCATGGGAGACAGACTTAAG AGCTATGCTGGGCACATGGTGGAATGCACTAAGGAGATGCTCCAATCAATGAAAATTGCGTTGGAGAGTGGCCAGACTGAGGTGGAGATTGGTCACTACATGACTAAACTCACTGCGGATATTATCTCTAGGACTGAGTTTGGTACCAGCTACCAGAAAGGGAAGAAAATATTCCACCTCCTCACGCTGCTGCAGACTCGTTGTGCTCAAGCAAGTCGTCATCTTTGCATCCCTGGAAGCAG GTTTTTTCCAAGCAAGTATAACAGAGAGATAAAGTCATTGAAGATGGAGGTGGAGACTCTGCTGATGGAGATCATACAAAGCAGAAAAGACTGTGTGGAGATTGGAAGGAGCAATTCTTATGGGAATGATTTGCTGGGGATGCTCCTGAATGAGAtgcagaagaaaaaagggaATGGAAACAATAACAACAGCAGCATCAATCTGCAGCTAGTGATGGATCAAtgcaaaacatttttctttgcaGGACATGAAACCACTGCACTTTTACTCACTTGGACAGTTATGTTACTAGCCAGCAACAAATCTTGGCAAGACAAAGTCAGAGCTGAGGTTACAAATGTCTGCGATGGGGGAATTCCCTCTCTAGATCAACTCTCCAAGCTCACTCTT TTGCATATGGTGATCAACGAATCAATGAGGTTGTATCCCCCAGCATCTGTGCTCCCTAGAATGGTGTTTGAAGACATAGTGCTAGGTGACCTTTATATCCCTAAGGGCTTATCAATTTGGATCCCTGTGCTGGCTATTCATCATAGTGAAAAACTATGGGGTAAAGATGCAAATGAGTTTAACCCAGAGAGATTTACTTCAAAGTCATTTGTTCCTGGCCGTTTTTTACCATTTGCTTCTGGCCCTAGAAATTGTGTTGGACAAGCATTTGCCTTAATGGAAGCTAAGATTATATTAGCCATGTTGATTTCTCGGTTTAGCTTCACTATTTCTGAAAATTACCGTCATGCCCCTGTGGTTGTCCTCACAATTAAGCCCAAATATGGGGTTCAAGTTTGTTTGAAGCCCTTGGAGCCATGA